CTCTATCGGGCAGTGCAAGCTGGACGATCTTCGACAAACTTACGCTCGGCTACAGCCTCGGCTTTGGTAAAGATTTCCACGAGTTCACAAGCCCCGTGGTGGAAGACGAAGTGGCCGGTGCCGATAACGTGATTTGGCGTGCTGGCGGCTCGGAGCGCCTCGGCGCAGGCCTCACAGCGATTGACGGCGTAAACACGGAATACGCCCTCTCCAACAGCTTCTCGGCTCGTTTTAGCATCATCGATGATCTCTCGTTCAGCGTCTCCTACGCCTTCGTGACTTCGTGGGCATACGACGTGTTCGAGCAAGACGAGTTCACCGCACCCGTTGCCGATCCAGGCCGTGGCGTTGGCCAGTTCGTCCGCACCTCGGTAGGCCTCAGCTACGCTGCACCTTACGATATCGGCGTATCGTTGAGCGCAAACACCGGCGTTCAGCCAAAAACCGCGGATAACCGCTCCTACAACTTTCCATTCTGGAATATGGACGGTGCGGCTGCAAACGCCTCCTCAATCCGTCTCGGTGTCAGCCGCGCATTCTAACGATTTGAGTAAGTCAGCTCGTTTTGACACTCAAAGCCATTCCCCTCAAATCTCAGGGCCCGTACTTTGGCGAGCTGGTAGTCGATGTAATACCAGCCATTGCCTGGGTCTCCTTCAAATGACGTGAAAGCGGCACCCGCTGCACCAGGCGGGGCGGTCGACCGCACAAGTCCCTCAAATCGAATTTCAAAGTGCTCGCCATCCGCATCCACTTCAACAAATGCACGATCTCTCCATCCGTTTGCGTTCGTCCATACTCCTGCACTCCCAAGATGAGCTTGCCAACTCGCAGGGAAAGAACCGGATACAATCGTAGACTGCGGTGAAACCCATTGGAGAAGTGAGCCATCTGGGAAGTTCAGCATGAACACGGTCCCTCCAAGATCTTGAGAGAAAATCGAGGTTCCCGTGATTTCGAATTTTCCACTTTTATGAGCAGGTCCAAAGGTCTGGTACCTGCATTGGCAGTCGCCGACTTGAACCTTCATTTGGCGGGTGATGGGGTCTCGGTTTGGCCAGGTGGCGGTTGCCCAGAGTTCATACTCGCCCTCTGCTTCGGCTCTAAACACACCGTCTTCTATCTCAGGGCTCCATGTGATTGTTGCTTCTTGGCCGATGTGTGAAGACGCCGAAGGGTTGAAGGCTACGGATTGGCCCACTGAAAGACACTCACTGGTGGGAAAGACCACAAACTCTTCCAGGACCAAGATGGTGTTGCCTCGACGAGGAACGGGGCCAAGGCTGGGCTTTCGAAGTCCCGTTTTTGCTGCGGATTCAGCACGAATCAGAAGTGGATAGAGGCTTTCATCGGTGGGAGTACCGTAGGAGAAGTAGCCCCAATCCACGTTTGTAGTGAACGGCTGTGTGATGCCATCATCGACTTGCCACCTCAGTTCATTGTCAAGCGCGTTGCTTATCTGAAACTCAATATCTATCAACTCTCCAGGCTCAACCGCTCTCACAGTAGGGTGAAACTGAACTTCGATTGGTAGTATCTCTCCATCAACAATGATCGCCTCCGACTTAAGTAGAAAAAGATCTTCCCTTGGGGCCAAAACCAAGACCTCTTCACCTATCTCGAGAGGATCCACACAGAGTTTGCCACACGACCCGCCAACCATGTTGCCATTTTGGGGGATAATCGTAATCCATCGATCATGGTTGAGATCGATGTTCGAAAACAGCCAGCCTCCGAACATACCCGCCTCGATTTCTTGAGAGAGAACGCCAGATGCTTTGTCTTTTGCAAGGTCCACAACGGAGTCCAATATCTTGGCTGTTTCACCACCTAAAACCGTCTTTTGATAGGAACCCAAGCCCTTGACGAAGTATGCGAGTCCAACAGTAAGGCCTATGAGATTCGCTGGCTCTCCAGCCTTGGCTGTATAGAGCACGCTCTGAAACTCGATTGTCTCGCGATCTTCTTCGAACCGAAGGAAGGGAGGAGCTCTGGGCAATCATGGACTTTGCGCAGCCCAGTCTTCTGAGTTCCAAAGCAGACTTTAAGGCAAGGTATGAAGAGCCGATCGAGCGACGCGGGCCAGAAGGGGACCAGGCGGCCCAAGGGTTGCTCGCTGCGTTGGGCAATCATTATCTGCGCCGAACCAAGGAGGAGGAGCTCGCTGATCAGCTTCCGAACAAGACTCACCAGGTGTTTGAAGCACCGATGAGCCCCCAACAGTTCGAGATTTACGATGCGGTCAGACGCTGGTATGTGGCAACTCAGCAAGGCCCTCTGCCCGCGATTAGCGGACTGATTATGGCCTGTGCGCATCCACTCGCCGTCAACCCGGATGTCTTAGAGGCCGTGGGATATTCGAAGAGCTTCACGCAGGAGACCCAAGGCGCGGAGCTCATGGAGATGAGTGCCAAGTTCGCGTATCTTCGCGAGGCTCTGGAGCATGTCGCGAGCGCCGGTGAAAAGGCGATCTTGTTCACCCGCTTTAAGGACTTACAGCTCTTGCTCCAGCGCTTCTTGACTGGTGAGTTCAAGATTCATCCTCGAATCGTGAATGGGGAAGTGGCTGGAAATTCCCGACAGTCGCTCATCGATCGCTTCAATGAGGGCAAGGGGTTTGGTTGCATCATCATGTCGACGGATGCGGCGGGCGTGGGTGTGAACGTGACCGGTGCGAATCATGTGTTCCATGTGACGCGCCCCTGGAATCCGGCCAAAGAGATGCAGGCCACAGACCGCGCTTATCGTATTGGACAGACGCGCGACGTGACCGTCCACCTCCCAGTGGTGATGCACCCGACGTTGAATTCACTGGATAAGTTGCTCCATGACCTTTTGGAGAGCAAGCGCGAGCTAGCCACCCAGGTGATTCGACCGAGCGGCTCCCTGGACATCACATGGGAAGATCTCGAAGAAGGACTGGGAACGGTGGCATCGCACGAGACAGTGGAGTCGGTCCTTCCCTCCAACCTACCGTCCTTCAAAACTCCAGAGCTCGTTTTGAACCTCCTTGAGAGTCCTGTCTTGCGCGAACGTCTCGACCGACACGGCGTTCAGGGGAACGACTTGAAGGTGGTTCTTTCATTTGCGCTCGAACGTGAAGGGCGCACCACCGTTTCCCAACTCGCACGTTGTATGAATCGCGACGAGAGTAGGGTCGCCAGAATGATCTCGCCACTCATGAACGTGCTGAATCGCGACGGCTACATGGTGCTGAGGCGTGAAGAGGGCTTGCTACACTTGAACAAAGACCTCCTTCATCAACAATTTGCGTGAAGCCTAGGAATTGACCCAGTATCTTTAGCTCCGGCATGAAACGTGCCGCCTCTTCTTTTTTACCGTTTGCGCTTGTTGAACTCCAGGAACCTTGACACTCTCGAGCAAACAAATCAAAGCGCCGGAGCCGAGGTTCGGCGGTTGGAGGATATGTGGCAGAACTGAGACTGAGGTCCGTCGGAGACCTTCTGAACGAACGATTTTTCGTTCCAGACTATCAACGTGGATACCGATGGACGAAACGGGAGGTGGAAGCCCTGCTCAACGATGTGGAAGCTTTCTACAAAGAGAGTAAGAAGAATACATCCGGCAGTAGCTTCTACTGCCTGCAACCGATCGTGGTTAGCCCCCGTGAAGACGGCTCTTGGGAGTTGATAGATGGGCAGCAGCGACTGACCACAATACTACTGATTTTGCGTGAGTTGGGCGGATTAGCCCCGGGACTGTTGAGCTCGGTTTTCAGCGTCGAATATGAAACGCGAATGGATAGCCACGGCTATCTGATGGATCCACAAGAGTCGCTTAAGGATGCAAACATCGATTTCGCCCATATCTATGACACGTGGGCCGTCATCCGAGAGTGGGTCAGTAGCCGCGGAACGATGAACCTGCATCTTCTAACCACGTTCATTCAGCCGGATGATGAGGGGCCAAATGTGCGCGTGATATGGTATGAGTTGGATCAGAGCCAAAAGCCTGCGGAAGCCTTTATTCGCCTAAACATGGGCCGAATTCCTCTAACGAATTCAGAGTTGATTCGAGCCCTTTTCTTGAGTGAAAGTAATGATTTGCACAGCTCCGAGCGTAACCAGATCGCCCAAGATTGGGATCTCTTGGAGAAGCAACTTCATCGCGATGAGTTTTGGTACTTCTTGCAGAACAGCTCGTCGCGTTCCACACGGATTGAGTTTCTCTTTGATCTATTTGTTCGCGTGAACTCGACCGAGGAGTTTGCAAAGGGCGACCAATTGCAGACGTTCTTGGAGTTTCAAAAATTGTTTGAGTCCGGAGACGTTCGCATCCTCTGGAAGGATTTTAAACACATGGCGGCCACACTGGAGGAATGGTTTGAGGATCGCACGCTCTTCCATCTGGTGGGTTTCTTGACCACAAGTGCTGAAGATGAGCGAAAGGGGAAAGATTGGCTAGTGAAACTCCTGAATCGCAGGCAATCCTTAAATCGGCGGGCATTTGAACGCTACGTACTGAAAGAGATTTGGAAGGTTTTTCAGGTTCAGACACACGTTCCAGAAGAAGGATTGTTCTCAAGGTTGATGGAGCATCTTGAGGAACTCTCGTACGATGAAAGCCGCGACCGAAGAGCGATTCGTGCAACGCTCTTGCTATTCAATATCGCCGAAATGCTTCAGAACGATGGTTCGAACCACCGTTTTCATTTTGGGGCTTTGGTCAACGATCGATGGGATATTGAGCATGTGCGTTCAGTGGCGGAGTACATTCCCGGAAGTCCAGCCGACAGACGAGCATGGTTGGAGCGTGCTTGCGATTTTCTCGCAACCGTGGAGCAGGCTGCCCCCCTCAAGCAGGAGGTTGAAATGGCCATTGAAAAAGGTCTCGCTGACGACGCGCTCTTCGAACACCTCTTCATGGGAATTCGTGAAGTCGCAAGAGAATCGGGAGATTTTGGCGATGGCAACTCGATCTCCAATTTGGTTTTGCTCGATAGCAGCACCAATCGGGGATACAAGAATTCAATCTTTCCGGTGAAACGATTGTCCATCATTGGGCTGGACTTCGAGGGGCAATTTGTTCCGCCTGCTACCCGTAATGTCTTCCTGAAATACTACACCAAGACGCCGTCGCAATTGATGTATTGGGACGAACAAGACCAGGAAGAGTATTGGAAGACGATGTTGAGCACGTTTGAACGTTTCTTCGAACCCCTCACTTTTCAGGAGCGAGTATGACTACATTCTTGGATGTTGTGAAAGAGGGCGGCATTCGTATCCCACTGCTCCAACGCGATTATGCGCAAGGCCGCGAAGAGAATACACAAGTTCGCGAGTCTTTTCTGGATGCACTCGCTGAAGCCATTCGAGATGCTACGGGCAAGACCCTGAATTTGGATTTTGTTTATGGCCGGCGGTCAGACGGCTTTCTGGAGCCGCTAGACGGCCAACAACGTCTCACGACGTTGTTCTTGTTGCACTGGTATCTGGCCAGTCGCAATGGAGCTCAATCGGATTTCCGGGCTGTGATGTGGGATGGACACCATGCGAAGTTTTCCTACCTGACGCGACCGAGTGCACGCGATTTCTTCGACCGGCTGGTAGAGCAACCATTGGATATCTCCAGTTTGTCTCAAATGGATTCCGTTCAAAGCACTATTCGTGATCAAAACTGGTTCTTATTGGCTTGGTTGAGAGACCCTACTGTGAGAGGTGTTCTTACCGTGATTGATGCGATTCACCAGCGACTACACGATCTGGAGGATGGTTATTCCAGGCTAGTAAACGCCTCGCCGATTGAGTTCCAATACCTGCCGCTGGACGAGTTCAATCTGTCGGATGACCTCTACATCAAGATGAATGCGAGAGGAAAGGCACTAACCCCCTTTGAGATTTTCAAGGTCCAAATTGAAGAGTTTGTTAAAGGGTGTTTTCAAGGCGAGCTCTACCCGGGATCGGCCTTTTCTTGGGCTCAATACTTTAGCCTAAAAATGGACACTGACTGGACGGACATTTTCTGGAAGCACCGCGTTGGTGGAAGTAACGAGGTCGATCGGCAGTTTCTGAACTTCTTTAAGCTCTTCGGACTAGTGAGTTTGGTCGATTCGGGCCGCGACAACACCTTACTTGCTGCAGATCTCACATCTTTTCTGAGGAAGCCTGTTTCGCTGCAGTCTCTGCGTGAGTTGGGCCTACTTGATCGTGCATTTGTTGAGCGCCTGGCGGACCTCTTGAATCGACTCGCTGCATCCGGCGAGGAACTCAGTTACCTAGGCCGCAGCGACTATTACGACGAAGTGGCTGACTTTGCGGAGATCCTGAATACCGGCGAAGGTTCAATGAGTGATTGGGTGAAGCGATACGCCTACTTTGCTTTCTTGCTCTCCCAGAAAGACCGTGAGTTAAATCCAGATGCATTCCATGAGTGGATGCGCTTGGTTTGTAACCTTGTTCATGCTTCAGAGATTGAGCGTTATGACCGTTTTGCAAACGCCCTCTTGGCTGTCCAAACTCTCGCCAGTTACGGCGAGGGCGATCAGCTTCTGGAGCGCGTCGCAACGTGCGAGGTGATTGGCGGTCTGAACCAACAGCAGCAACGCGAAGAACGTATCAAGGCCAGCCTAATTTTGACGCCTTTTCAGTGGAGACCGCTGATTGAGAAAGCAGAGACCCACGAGTATTTTCGAGGCCAAGTCGAATTCTTAATGCAGTTTTCTGGGATTTACGGTGTTTGGAGTCTTGATCGTTCATGGGATGAGAAAGAACACAAAGACTTCCAGCGAGCTTTTGAGTTCTGGTTTGAGCGCGCGAGGGAGGTGTTCCCTGTCGAGGGTCGCTTCGAAGATTTTCTGTGGGAGCGCGCGCTCTTGTGCAAGGGGGATTATCTGCTTGATTATAAATACAACAAGAATCTCTTGAAGGATTCAGACCGTGATGTGAGCTGGAAGCGCTTGCTAAGGGCAGATACCCAGACAGAGAGCAGGGAAGCAAAGCGCGACTTGGTAAAGGAAGTGCTCTCTGAGTTTGACCCGAGGGAACCCGTTGGTTCTCTGCAGGCCACTATCCAAAATGGTGTTGGAGGTGCGGACGAGAGTGTGCTGTGGCGGAAAATGCTGGTCGAGCATCCCAATCTGATCAGGTTTTGTGGAAAGCGATGTTTGAGGTTTGAAGACGTAAACATCTATCTCTTAACAAAAACACGCAGAAGCGGTTACCATTCCGAGCTTGCCACGCATTGGCTGTCACAAGAGTTCCAAAGGGACAATGAGGGCTTTCAACCGCTCCAATGTGTCTACCAAACTTCCAACACTGGGTATACCGAACCTCACGCGGTTTTCTCTTATAAGACTTCGACTCTAAAGGTTTTGGGGAACTGGCCGAAAGTAGGGATACTCATCGATGGACCGGACTTTCCAGACGACATGTTCGCTGTATGGCAACCTACGAGCAACGCTCTTCCAGTGAAGTCGCCTGAGGAGTGTCGAGCACTACTTCTCAAATGGGCTGAGTATTTGAGGTCACAGAGTTGAAGAATGCCTTGCTGATTGTTTTTGGCACGTAGCGTGCCGGTTTTCCATTTTGTGCTAGAACTGTACTTGCCGAACCTTCGGAACATTGGCAGAATTCTGGAAACGACTCGATTCAAGGAATCATTCTAGGGGCGAACTTTCGCGGGCGCCCTACCATGCGGGCGAACTGATGACCAAGAAAGTACTCGTTACATGGGTGGCTGTGGGGAACGATCCCTATGAGTTCGACAAGCAGTCGCAGCGATATCGAGAGGTAAACGGGGCGAAGTTAGTCGGGCCGACGTTGTCGCTCTTGGAGGGCGAGTATTCGCATTTGAGGACGCAGATCCACGATGTCGTTCTTCTTTACAGAGATATTCATAGCTCTGAACGAGAAAAACATGCTGTTCGGGACCTTCGGGCGGAGCTGAAGAAGCGTGATATCAAGGTCCATCCAAAGGCGTGGGGTGGTGTGGACCCAACGGATCACAAAGCCATCTTTGAATTCCTGCGCAAAGCAATCCCTGAAATTCGAAACGATTTTCCAGAGGCCGAGCTGGTCGTGCACGTGAGTCCCGGGACCCCCGCGATGCATACCGTGTGGGTGTTGATGGCGGAGACGGGGTTCATAGACCCGCCCTTTCAGATTGTGCAGTCAAAACGGGAATCGGAGAGGCGCGGTCTCGAGGCCCTTTGCCATGAAGTTCGTGGTGATGCGAATCGCGTCCGTATAGGTCATCCGAATCATACCGCACTTTTCGTCTACACCAAGCGGCCTGCGATTCGTTGGTAGGAGAGATCGCCCAGCTGCGTCGTAAGCGCTAAAACACTGCCACTCGAGCCAGGGTTATCGCTCAGAGTTTCGTAAGGGTGATTGCCGTTGGAGGGCGTCTTATATTATGACTCGTCATCCCCTACGCTCGACGATTGGGTCGGAGCCTGGACGCGAGGAGACGAGTCTTGAAAGTTACGCCGATGCTGCAGCAGTACCTGGATGCGAAGGCGAGGTACCCGGAAACGATCGTGTTTTTCCGCATGGGGGATTTTTACGAGATGTTCTTTGAGGACGCGGTGACCGCGGCTCGGGAGCTGGGGTTGACGCTTACTGCGCGCAATAAAGGTGAGGAGGATGAGGTCCCGATGGCTGGGTTTCCGCATCATTCCTCGGGGCCCTATATCTCGGCGCTGATCGAGCGCGGCATGGCGGTTGCGATTTGTGAGCAGCTCGAGGATCCGTCGCAGACTAAGGGGCTAGTGAAGCGCGACGTGGTTCGCGTGATCACGCCTGGTCTTGTGATGGACCCAGACTCGTTGGATGCGCGCACTCCGAATTACGTGGCGAGTGTGTACGGTGGGCAGAGTGGGTTCGGGGTGGCGTCGTTGGATGTTTCGACCGGTACGTTTCGTGCCACCTTTGTGCCGGACCATCTGGGCCTGGTGGCCGAGCTCGCCCGGCTTGGTGCGCGTGAGGTCATCTCTAACCCGTTGGCGTCTGAGGTGCTTGAGGCCCGTAAGACCAAGGGTTTTTTGCGCCCAAAGGACGAGGCGTTTTTTGAGAGTGACGAGGCGGAGTTTTCGTCTGGCTTGAGGATCGAGCGCGATTTGATGATGGACGGCCTTTTCTTGGACGAGAAAGAGGTCACGAAGCTTCTGCAACCTTTGCGGGCGCAAAAGGGCATGGATGCTACGCTCTCGGCCTCTTGCGGCATCCTTCGCTACCTCGCCCAAACTCAGCGAGGCATCCCCACGCATATCCGCGCTGTGGAGTTCTACGAAGTTGGGCAATATCTTGTTCTGGATGACTCGACGCGCGCCAATCTGGAGCTCACTGAGACGCTGATGGGCGGCAAGCGGGTGGGCAGTCTGCTCAATACCATAGATAAGACGGTGAGTGCGGCAGGTGGGCGCCTCTTGCGCCATTGGATGAACTATCCGCTGGTGGATCCAAAGCCGTTGAATTTCAGGCTCGATTCGGTTTCGGAATTCGTCAAGAAGACGGTGGTTCGTGAGGATTTGC
This Microvenator marinus DNA region includes the following protein-coding sequences:
- a CDS encoding DEAD/DEAH box helicase, with translation MSRDLLRTEGREELWAIMDFAQPSLLSSKADFKARYEEPIERRGPEGDQAAQGLLAALGNHYLRRTKEEELADQLPNKTHQVFEAPMSPQQFEIYDAVRRWYVATQQGPLPAISGLIMACAHPLAVNPDVLEAVGYSKSFTQETQGAELMEMSAKFAYLREALEHVASAGEKAILFTRFKDLQLLLQRFLTGEFKIHPRIVNGEVAGNSRQSLIDRFNEGKGFGCIIMSTDAAGVGVNVTGANHVFHVTRPWNPAKEMQATDRAYRIGQTRDVTVHLPVVMHPTLNSLDKLLHDLLESKRELATQVIRPSGSLDITWEDLEEGLGTVASHETVESVLPSNLPSFKTPELVLNLLESPVLRERLDRHGVQGNDLKVVLSFALEREGRTTVSQLARCMNRDESRVARMISPLMNVLNRDGYMVLRREEGLLHLNKDLLHQQFA
- a CDS encoding DUF262 domain-containing protein — translated: MAELRLRSVGDLLNERFFVPDYQRGYRWTKREVEALLNDVEAFYKESKKNTSGSSFYCLQPIVVSPREDGSWELIDGQQRLTTILLILRELGGLAPGLLSSVFSVEYETRMDSHGYLMDPQESLKDANIDFAHIYDTWAVIREWVSSRGTMNLHLLTTFIQPDDEGPNVRVIWYELDQSQKPAEAFIRLNMGRIPLTNSELIRALFLSESNDLHSSERNQIAQDWDLLEKQLHRDEFWYFLQNSSSRSTRIEFLFDLFVRVNSTEEFAKGDQLQTFLEFQKLFESGDVRILWKDFKHMAATLEEWFEDRTLFHLVGFLTTSAEDERKGKDWLVKLLNRRQSLNRRAFERYVLKEIWKVFQVQTHVPEEGLFSRLMEHLEELSYDESRDRRAIRATLLLFNIAEMLQNDGSNHRFHFGALVNDRWDIEHVRSVAEYIPGSPADRRAWLERACDFLATVEQAAPLKQEVEMAIEKGLADDALFEHLFMGIREVARESGDFGDGNSISNLVLLDSSTNRGYKNSIFPVKRLSIIGLDFEGQFVPPATRNVFLKYYTKTPSQLMYWDEQDQEEYWKTMLSTFERFFEPLTFQERV
- a CDS encoding DUF262 domain-containing protein translates to MTTFLDVVKEGGIRIPLLQRDYAQGREENTQVRESFLDALAEAIRDATGKTLNLDFVYGRRSDGFLEPLDGQQRLTTLFLLHWYLASRNGAQSDFRAVMWDGHHAKFSYLTRPSARDFFDRLVEQPLDISSLSQMDSVQSTIRDQNWFLLAWLRDPTVRGVLTVIDAIHQRLHDLEDGYSRLVNASPIEFQYLPLDEFNLSDDLYIKMNARGKALTPFEIFKVQIEEFVKGCFQGELYPGSAFSWAQYFSLKMDTDWTDIFWKHRVGGSNEVDRQFLNFFKLFGLVSLVDSGRDNTLLAADLTSFLRKPVSLQSLRELGLLDRAFVERLADLLNRLAASGEELSYLGRSDYYDEVADFAEILNTGEGSMSDWVKRYAYFAFLLSQKDRELNPDAFHEWMRLVCNLVHASEIERYDRFANALLAVQTLASYGEGDQLLERVATCEVIGGLNQQQQREERIKASLILTPFQWRPLIEKAETHEYFRGQVEFLMQFSGIYGVWSLDRSWDEKEHKDFQRAFEFWFERAREVFPVEGRFEDFLWERALLCKGDYLLDYKYNKNLLKDSDRDVSWKRLLRADTQTESREAKRDLVKEVLSEFDPREPVGSLQATIQNGVGGADESVLWRKMLVEHPNLIRFCGKRCLRFEDVNIYLLTKTRRSGYHSELATHWLSQEFQRDNEGFQPLQCVYQTSNTGYTEPHAVFSYKTSTLKVLGNWPKVGILIDGPDFPDDMFAVWQPTSNALPVKSPEECRALLLKWAEYLRSQS